The Setaria viridis chromosome 6, Setaria_viridis_v4.0, whole genome shotgun sequence genome contains a region encoding:
- the LOC117861064 gene encoding probable transcription factor RL9 encodes MEARAASAPDLSLHISLPSSAASPPPSTAPGRLGAAGGGARGAPAAGGDPWRRLNGSTASTELSLSPPPRQEAAGDALPWRLRPPAANYSSSAAATAEAASSFVPATVPRFSLDAAAEAQVARARPINGVPVYSSPRAAGHPFLGAASDYRHGHQKVGLYNPYHHASSWPSSLRSATATSPAVASDPGATAFLSPSAYHRMLSGTSRLHLHGVLADTLRGYGGGHHHQQQPHLGSLASARYMPKFPASRRGMRAPRMRWTSSLHARFVHAVELLGGHDRATPKSVLELMDVKDLTLAHVKSHLQMYRTVKSTDKPATSSGPVDGGGSGDDDLPVPDAGQAPSAGGDTSPQTITGHRSASSEGAASHAGGDVECSSADDSDGGQPRSGASSRDQWLPPGACNAETHNSVGISSTIEDMEPCGSVGLQQVANHEVSCPSPSLEFTLGRPNWNRMEHD; translated from the exons ATGGAGGCGCGGGCAGCGTCGGCGCCGGACCTGTCGCTGCACATCAGCCTGCCGagcagcgccgcctcgccgccgccgtcgaccgcgCCGGGGCGGCTGGGCGCCGCTGGTGGTGGGGCGCGAGGCGccccggcggcgggaggggaccCGTGGCGGCGGCTGAACGGATCCACTGCTTCCACCGAGCTGTCGCTCTCACCGCCGCCCCGGCAGGAGGCGGCTGGTGACGCCCTGCCGTGGCGGTTGCGCCCGCCGGCGGCAAATTActcatcctccgccgccgccacggcggagGCAGCGTCGTCGTTCGTGCCAGCGACCGTGCCGCGGTTCTCGCttgacgcggcggcggaggcgcaggtggcgcgggcgcggccaaTCAACGGGGTGCCCGTCTACAgcagcccgcgcgccgccgggcaCCCGTTCCTAGGCGCCGCTAGCGACTACCGCCATGGCCACCAAAAGGTCGGGCTCTACAACCCCTACCACCACGCCTCGTCGTGGCCCTCGTCCCTGCGCTCCGCGACGGCGACGTCCCCTGCCGtggcgtccgaccccggggcgaCGGCGTTCCTCTCGCCATCCGCGTACCACCGGATGCTGTCCGGCACCAGCCGTCTCCACCTCCACGGCGTGCTCGCCGACACACTCCGCGGCTACGGCGGcgggcaccaccaccagcagcagccgcatctGGGCAGTCTGGCGTCGGCCCGCTACATGCCCAAGTTCCCGGCGTCCCGACGCGGCATGCGCGCTCCGCGGATGCGGTGGACGAGCAGCCTCCACGCGCGCTTCGTCCACGCCGTCGAGCTCCTCGGCGGCCACGACC GGGCGACGCCCAAGTCGGTGCTGGAGCTGATGGACGTGAAGGATCTGACGCTAGCTCATGTGAAGAGCCATTTGCAG ATGTATAGGACCGTGAAGAGCACTGACAAGCCTGCGACCTCCTCAG GTCCGGTGGACGGCGGTGGCTCCGGCGACGACGATCTCCCGGTCCCGGATGCCGGGCAGGCTCCGTCAGCCGGCGGGGACACCAGCCCGCAGACCATCACCGGACACCGGTCGGCGTCCTCGGAGGGCGCGGCGAGCCATGCTGGCGGCGACGTTGAGTGCTCCTCAGCCGACGATTCCGACGGCGGCCAGCCGCGCAGCGGCGCTTCATCAAG AGATCAATGGTTGCCACCAGGTGCATGCAATGCGGAAACCCATAATTCAGTTGGCATATCATCCACCATTGAG GATATGGAGCCTTGTGGGTCTGTTGGCTTGCAACAGGTAGCCAACCATGAAGTGAGCTGCCCTAGCCCTAGCCTGGAGTTCACTCTGGGGCGACCGAACTGGAACCGTATGGAACATGACTAG